A window of Deltaproteobacteria bacterium genomic DNA:
CCGGGCTGACCGTGAAGGAATGGTGCACGCGGTCGTCCTCCGGCTTGTCCGGCAGCTCCCTGCGCTCGCACAGCAGGATATTGTGGTCGCCCACGTTGAAGCACGCCATGACGTCGTTGGCGAGCCGCCCCAGGTTCTTGAGTCCCAGCAGGTCGCCATAGAACTTCTCCGCCTCGCCCAGGTCGTTTACGGGGATGGACCAATGCGTAACGCCTTCGATCTTGAGCATCTGCCTGTCTCCTTCCTTTCGGTTAGCCGGCCCACATGGGCGGGCTCAGGTCAACCTACCTGACCC
This region includes:
- a CDS encoding VOC family protein — encoded protein: MLKIEGVTHWSIPVNDLGEAEKFYGDLLGLKNLGRLANDVMACFNVGDHNILLCERRELPDKPEDDRVHHSFTVSPETLNEACKVFKEKKVNVVELYYRKGGYFPGRELYFTDPSGNRLELRDPTWKNGMPEPTFEEVAASQ